tgtgcccacatctgccctgctcattccttcatgctccctgcagtctctgtcctcccttgtgtttcccatcctctccattactgtacagtaacttataatatcacatattctgctgtttctcaatgtttgtttcatctgttttacatgttattcagaataataaatcattatatttggggtgtggaaccaattgtctgcatttcagttatttcttatgggaaaatttgctttggtataagagtggatttggattacaagcgccgtcccggaacggattatgctcgtaatccaaggcaccaactGTGTACTGATCCTTAGATATTCCTACTGAAACTGTTTACACTGAGCGGCGATTGCATGATGTATTACTCAGATGGTTTAAAGCTAAACAACAACTCCGGTTTCTTTGCCTTGGGCACTAGACACTAGTTGTTGCCTCATAACTGCGGGTGACTCACTACGCAGGCCGCTTACTGTAAGGTATCTTCCTGGAAGGTATTCATGTCACAATATTCTCTATAACAACATTCATCATATCGTATTACAGTAACACAAACAATGCAAGTAAACCTTCTAGTGCCATGGCAAACATATTccttaaagggggtgtcacataaAGAcatcgggggtgggggtgggtccTTGGCCTGCTAGGTAGTCACGGCTGGCAGGAAACTTCTTCGGTGATCACACCTTCCTGTGAGCATCAGCGCGTAGGAGCCAGTAGCAACCGGCCACCCCTCACACTTTAGGATTATCGAAGATGTTTCCCGCCAGTCAGTCCCTttagggtagatttatcaaacatggtgtaaagtgaaactggctcagtcgcccctagcaaccaatcagattccacctttcattcctcacagactctttggaaaatgaaaggtggaatctgattggttgctaggggcaactgagccagtctcactttacaccatgtttgataaatctaccctaaAACAGGGACAATAAAAACCAAAATTTatcccgtaaaaaaaaaaagcacagaaaaATGTTAGGCGTTTTGGAATATGAAATCCATTTATTTTCCTCACTCTTGATCATTAATTTTTTTCTACTTCCAACACTTCCACAACTAACTGTTCagttcaggggcgtaactaccacacAAAATGTCTTATGTATGTGGATTAGGGTCACTTCAGATGACCAGATATTCCaggtgtgtgttttgtttttttttggggggggggggcaaaattaAAGGTTTTTCTATAGGGCCCAGTGAttcctagttacacccctggtttAGTTgttgcctaagggtcctattacacggagcgatttttaacgataaacgactaacgataaacgatccagattgtttatcgttaacctgaaatcgttcactgtattacacagaacgatggtcgttagaaaCAATTGTTATTaggatcgttattatgatcgttactatgatcgtttattccttctgatcccagaaaaacaatgaacaatgtgctattacactgaacgattagtgagaaaatgcggaacttaagcaaacgaatgtggaattacagcgaacaattaacgatgattttaggttcagatctaaatcaacgacatacgaccGATATTTtcaattatcgcttaaattcgaacgatataacaattattcgcacgataatcgtctcgtgcaataggaccctaagactctattcacacgtccgcaattctgtccgcaattgtggacagagaataggatcaatgtatttcaatgcCTCAGTCACATATCTGTaggtgtgtacagggctgtaatCCGTACTCTATGGGATTTGTGTTTTTGTGGATGCAATCCTCAAAAATACAGATCCGCAAATAGTGACTATATTATTATTAACCACAAAACTCAATACAGATGGGAATTTGCGttttgctaataaaaaatagCGGACTCATTTGGAGAGCAGAaaatatactgacatgtgaatagaccctaagggtatgttcacacgggaAAAATACAGCAGGGTATTTAATGTGTAACACCAGGCCCATTTCCATGTTAGGAATCATGTGGCGTCACTTTAAAAACCTTCTGTTCCCATTACAATTCAGAGAGACGGGGAAGCACACAAAATAGATGTGATACGCGCACAAAACCTAAAGTACCCCCGGCCCATCGCAGCTCTCGACAGCCACTATTGTTCCAAAATAATCAGGAGCCGGTCATCCCAGAGGCTGGGAATCACAGGATGTCCCGATGAGTGTGTCAGGGATTACCTCTGTTGTATAAGTAAAAAGCAATaatcatatataaaaaaagaaataataataataaaaataataataatgcggAAGGAATAATTATACTATTCTCACGTAGAAATAATAACCAAAGcaatcacaatatatatatatatatatatcacttattATAATTGTAATACAATCAATAATCAGAAAGTAGAAAAAATAAAGCTAGTAATATCAATAGACATAGGTAATTTTCAGCCATaaaaaatactactactattattattattattatcaccagGGACCCTCctccccgttcccactgagcaaaggtagtggaattccgcaacggaattgtccgccgcggaatgccgttagcctcccgctcataatgggagtctatgggaggcgcgcgctcctgctctgtatgcgctgaagaatgaacatgaatgAACATGAatgctaacggcattccgcgacggaattgtccgctacctttgctcagtgggaacggggctaTATTAGTAGTCAGTGaggggcactactactactatcaggcacagtactattacagtaggggcactactactactatcaggcACAGTATTaggggcactactactactatcaggcacagtactattacagtaggggcactactactactatcaggcACAGTATTaggggcactactactactatcaggcACAGTATTATTACAGTCAGTAagggacactactactactactataaggCACAGTATTATTACAGTCAGTGaggggcactactactactactatcaggcACAGTATTATTGCAGTCAGTGaggggcactactactactatcaggcacagtactattacagtaggggggggcactactactactatcagggacagtactattacagtagggggggcactactactactatcagggacagtactattacagtaggggggacactactactactatcagggACAGTACTATTACAGTCAGTGgggggcactactactactatcaggcACAGTACTATTACAGTCAGTGAGGGGCACTACAACTACTATCAGGCACAGTACTATTACAGTAGGgggggcactactactactatcaggcACAGTACTATTACAGTCAGTGaggggcactactactactatcaggcacagtattattacagtcagtgaggggcactactactactactatcagggacagtactattacagtagggggcactactactactatcagggACAGTACTATTACAGTCAGTGaggggcactactactactactactatcaggcACAGTATTATTGCAGTCAGTGaggggcactactactactatcaggcACAGTACTATTACAGTCAGTGaggggcactactactactatcaggcACAGTACTATTACAGTCAGTGaggggcactactactactatcaggcacagtactattacagtagggggggcactactactactatcagggACAGTACTATTACAGTCAGTGgggggcactactactactatcaggcACAATACTATTACAGTCAGTGAGGGGCACTACAACTACTATCAGGCACAGTACTATTACAGTAGGGggggtactactactactatcaggcACAGTACTATTACAGTCAGTGAGGGGTACTACTACTATCAGGCACAGTATTATTACAGTCAGTGaggggcactactactactatcagggacagtactattacagtaggggggcactactactactatcagggacagtactattacagtagggggcactactactactatcaggcACAGTATTATTACAGTCAGTAagggacactactactactataaggCACAGTATTATTACAGTCAGTGaggggcactactactactactactactactatcaggcATAGTATTATTGCAGTCAGTGaggggcactactactactatcaggcACAGTACTATTACAGTCAGTGAGGGGCACTACTACTATCAGGCACAGTACTATTACAGTCAGTGAGGGGCACTACTACTATCAGGCACAGTACTATTACAGTCAGTGaggggcactactactactactatcaggcACAGTACTATTACAGTCAGTGaggggcactactactactatgagGCACAGTATTATTGCAGTAAGTGaggggcactactactactatcaggcACAGTACTATTACAGTCAGTGaggggcactactactactactatcaggcACAGTACTATTACAGTCAGTGgggggcactactactactatcagggACAGTACTATTACAGTCAGTGaggggcactactactactactatcaggcacagtactattacagtagggggcactactactactatcaggcacagtactattacagtagggggggggcactactactactatcagggacagtactattacagtagggggggcactactactactatcaggcACAGTATTATTGCAGTCAGTGaggggcactactactactactatcaggcACAGTACTATTACAGTCAGTGaggggcactactactactatcaggcacagtactattacagtagggggggcactactactactactatcaggcACAGTACTATTACAGTCAGTGaggggcactactactactatcaggcACAGTACTATTACAGCAGgggggcactactactactatcaggcacagtactattacagtagggggggggcactactactactatcaggcACAGTACTATTACAGTCAGTGagggacactactactactatcaggcACAGTACTATTACAGTCAGTGgggggcactactactactatcaggcACAGTACTATTACAGTCAGTGaggggcactactactactactatcaggcacagtattattacagtcagtgaggggcactactactactactatcaggcACAGTATTATTGCAGTAAGTGaggggcactactactactatcaggcACAGTACTATTACAGTCAGTGgggggcactactactactatcaggcacagtattattacagtcagtggggggcactactactactatcaggcacagtattattacagtcagtggggggcactactactactatcaggcACAGTACTATTACAGTCAGTGgggggcactactactactatcaggcacagtattattacagtcagtggggggcactactactactatcaggcACAGTACTATTACAGTCAGTGaggggcactactactactactatcaggcacagtattattacagtcagtggggggcactactactactatcaggcacagtattattacagtcagtggggggcactactactactatcaggcacagtattattacagtcagtgaggggcactactactactatcagggACAGTACCATTACAGTTGGGAAGGGGGGGTATGTGACGTCACCCGCACTGAGGGGAATTCCTGACTCCATAACAGGAAGGATCAGAGAGTCCCGTGTATAGTGAGAGGGATAATGGTGGGACGGAGCGGCTGACGTGGACGTGTGACCAGGATAGACAGTaggtcagaggtcaggggtcagaGAAGCGCAGGGTACGTACTATTAGCCGGCAGCTTGTGATAACTGCACCCGGTCCTTACTTCCCGGTCCCGGCACAGCCGTCCTGTACAGCCCAGCAGAGAGGCGGTGACCGGAGGTGGGCGGGGCCCGGGAGCGACATAACAAACAGCGGCGCGAGGCTTCTATCGGCTGTTGATAGATAAGgacgctgtgtgtgtacagtgcgcacgggacataggacaggtgagtactactactgctgcggTACCTGCCAGGTCTGCACTGCGGGGAGCGGctcctgctgcacacacatcactttgGCTGTCCTCTGAATAAGGTTAGATGTCCTACagaaggagtagggaaccttggctctccagctgctgcaaaactacaactcccatcatgcctggacagccaaagctttagcatgatgggagttgtagttctgcaacagctggagagccacggttCCCTCCCCCTTGTTCTACAGGAATATCATTATAGAGAATACTGGGCAGGTATAGTGACCCCTGTGTGAGGAGACCAGGGGACAGTGTCTtctgtgggggtggggtggtctTTGGAGATGGGGGGGTTTTCATGTATAGATATTTTCTTTATAACCCCCTGGCATCCTATACATGTCAATGGGTGCTGAGAGGGTGATGCAGAATTAgaaaacatggtcgctttcttccagaaacagcgcctcttttGTCTTTAGTTTGTGTGTGGTCGTCTTTGCGACTGAAGCGAATGGTGTAAAGTAGTAATACCATATGcatactgaggacaagggtggcgctgtttctgcaagaaagcagctatgtttgctGTAATGCTGGAGAACCCTTTTTATAACATCGCACAGCGCCTACTGACATTTATACGCTGCCAGGTAATGCCCAGGAGGGAATTTTTGCCTACTTGCTTATATAGGTTAAGGCTgcataaattttcaataaatatcgTCCGTTGCAACACCGGACGCTAtttattaaaatttaaaataacattgtgtcctatggaatcccggccagagtgtatacactctatatacactccagctgggattccatgtggccgcatAGAAATctaacatatcagttttgtgcggccgctattcattgaatagcagccgcataaAACTGACAGGGCAGACAATGTAAAATGCAGCTCTGGTCGCACTTTacgttgtctgctatggtgatttggaatccTGCCGgcgtgaacttcactgacagcggcagctctttgacatggccgtgtcacagaacggccactgtcataccttgtgtgaacctggcctaattcTATATGTAAACTGGGAGACCAAAGGTAGCTTGATTAGGTTTATGGTTGTACTATGCTCACAGAGCGTTGTGTAGATtcatctcagctgagagcaggaccggCCATGTTATCTGTTCCCGCAAAatcaagattatatatatatatcaggatgTGAAGCTTTTTGTGTATCTAGTGACAAAAGTAATGTTCTCAGAATTGTGTCTTATATTTGTGTCAACAGAGACCTATTCTGTGATTTTGGGTAGCACAAAACCGTACTAGTCTGTGCCAAAAAAAGGGTTTTTCTGGGATAAGTCCTGAGCCCCCTCTTTCTCACATTACACGTCCTCTATTGGACAAACGATCAGCAGCtttcaaggggttgtccaacaaaaatctttttctttcaacagGTGTCGGAAAGTTTTatggatttttaatttacttctattaaaaaaaaaaaaaatctcgtcttcccacacttatcagctgctgtatgtcctgcaggaagtgttgttttattttcagtatgacacagtgctctctgctgacatctctggccgagacaggaagatgtcagcagagagcactgtgtcagactgaaaataaaacaacacttcctgcaggacatacagcagctaataagtatgggaagacaagagatttttttaatagaagtgaattacaaatctgtataacattatgatatcagttgatatgaaagaaaaagattttcgctggataacccctttcagtaccatctctatgctgaggACACTCAGCTATATACCCCGTCTTGTGACATCACAGCTGCACCGCTACATAACACCAGTCACTGCCTCTCTACCATCTCATACATCATGTGTCAACTcatgggcctccagctgttgcaaaactacaattcccatcatgcctggacagccaaagctttagctttggctgtccaggcatgatgggaattgtagttttgcaacagctgaagggccacaactttgaccccccccccttacatcaTGTCCTTCTCATATCTACAACTAAATTGTACTTAAACTTAAAGGGGGTATTCGGaagagtaactttttttttttagaactttattaaaatttttaataacAGACAATATGACTGCACatcaagaaatttttttttttttttttttttttaaatagacctATAAAAACCATTGCAAGGGCCGGCATATCATATTACAGCCCAAATGTGTTCAGACCTTTAAAACATCTTCAGGTCAGGGATGAGGTAGTTTTGCTTTTACTTTTTGCTGAACAGATATTCCACCCTGGTTGCATCATGTTTGGGAATTTCCAAGCAGCtctctaaagggggggggggtcaccatcccATCCCCCCACCCAACAGCTGCCAGCACTGCTCTCAATTCCTGTAAAGTCTCTGCAAGTTTACAGACTGACTAatgactatgggccctattccaccggacgattatcgttcagattatcgttaaattgttcgaatctaaacgataatcgtttggtaaaaatgcagttaacgattaacgaccgaacgagaaatcgttgatcgctttataagggccctattccaccggacgattatcgttcgcataatagttaacgatctcaagcgaccgctattgcgaaagacctgaaaacgttcactcatttccatggaacgataatcgttacttatgatcgtaattgcgatcgtttttcttcgctatttattcgctattgcgttcgtatctattgcgaacgaccaaacgatgtcttaatcaatgcgaacgttttgcgaacgagcaacaataaaaaataggtccaggtcttataaagcgatcaacgatttctcgttcggtcgttaatcgttaactgcatttcaaccgaacgattatcgtttagattcgaacgatttaacgataatctgaacgattaatcgtcgggtggaatagggccctaagacctggacctatttttatcattgcacgttcgcaaaacgttcgcattgaattagggtactattacaccaagcaattttccgacgactaacgataaacgatcttaaacgaccgctaaagcAAACGACcagaaatcgttcgcccaagtacacgaaacgatgatcgttatttatgatcgttcttgcggtcgtttagtcgtcgctattgcgtacgtttcagctgtgaattcttattccaccaaacgatatgcgaacgatgagcgaacgatcaaactataaaaataggtccggatcctattaaacgatcaacgatttcttgttggtcgtttaatcgttgcctgctattacacgaaatgattatcgttcaaatccgaacgatttaacgatttttcgaatgatcgttccgtgtaataccaccctaagacatcattcggtcgttcgcaatagatacgaacgcaatagcgaagaaaaaaacaatcgcaattacgatcataagtaacgattatcgttccatggtaatgagtgaacgttttcaggtctttcgcaatagcggtcgtttaagatcgttaatggttaacgattatgcgaacgataatcgtccagtggaatagggccctaactgaggATAATCTAGTCATAAAGTTTAATGGGAGAGTTACCTCCTATGTGAAGATGCCATGTTTGCTTCTCCTTCAAAACATAGTTGTAAAAGTTGCCTTATCTGCAGCATTAACTGCTGAAATATAGATGGTGACAGCGATAACCAGAAGTCTGtagaccttttaaaggggtactcctgcgaaaataattttctttcaaatgaactgttttcagaaagttatatagaattgtaatttacttccatttaaaaatctctagtcttccagttccagttcttttaaattaactgatttcagaaagttatatagatagtaGTTTactcctttttaaaaatctcagatcttatcaactgctgtatgccctgcaggaagtggtgttttctttccagtctgacacagtgctctctgctgccacctctgtccatgtcaggaactgtccagagcaggagcaaattcccatagaaaacctctccagctctggacagttcctgacatggacagaggtggcagcagagagcactgtgtcagactggaaagaaaacacaatttcctgcaggacatacagcagctgataaatattggaagacttaggatttttaaatataagtaaatttaaaatttaaataactttctgaaaccagtttctatttaaaagaaatagattcttgccagagtacccctttaaagggtacctggagtaaaaaaaaaaaaaaaaaaaaatctgaatgtcCTAGTGATATGTAAAAAATATTGAACAGTGGGGGGTGGGTCTGGGTGCTAAGGcaccacaccctccccccatcactTAACGAAGGGGAATCATTAATACATATTGTCCTAGAGAAACCATTTTCAGTCCATATATATCTGTGTTGGGCTTGCTTCAtagagggtaagggccctattacacgggacgattatcgtgcgaaaaaccgTTAAATCGTTTGagtttaaactataatcgttctgtgtaattgcaggcaacgatcgaaaaatcgttcgtatgtcgttgatcgtttatttagatctgaacctaaaattatcgttaaccgttcgctgtaattccactttTGTTCGCTccagttccgcgttttttcactaatgtcagtgtaatagcacattgttcattgtttttctgggatcagaagggatAACTGATCattgtaacgatcgcaataacgattatcgttctgtgtaatatggggaacgatgtcaggttaacaataaacaatctcgtttgcgtttatcgttagtcgttaaaaaattgctcagtgtaataggaccctaaagcccctattccacgggtcatttaaaggagcaatatcgttcgtattcggccgatatcggccgctacgaacgatattcgtcccgtggaatagagtgcaacgatcagccgacattgttcatgtcggctgatcgttgcagtcgcttgtttttcaacatgttgaaaaacaagcgactgatatagcagcgatcttctgccatcgctccgtggaataggagcatcggcagcagacgctgctatatcctatgggctgcccggacgatcagcgatctcccaggcagcccccccgcactcacccgctcgctgcagctgcgttgaatagcggcggcagcgagcggggaacgaggagcaaacgagcgctaatagcgctcgttttgctcctccaaacgacttgtggaataggggcattagacaGGATGCCTAGTCCCAGAATCGGTAAATGTCAGCACCGCTTGGACCAGAGCAGAGGAATACTAATGGGAGCCAGGGAAGTgacttatgttattttttttcacacagaCCCTCCCTgggcatggcacaaaaaatgttcTTGACTGGACAACCTCTTcaaaacatataataaaaaacaaccccttgactggacaaccccttaaaaaaacaaaaaaaaaactatataaccccctttaatgaaaacattAATCCCTCCCTATTTTAGGGCCtagtcacactgagcaaaagtggcggaaatTCTTGAaatgcttgaaattccacctgtccaTTCTTTCTACTCTCTGGAAACAATCCATGACAGGCATTCACCCCTCATAGGTCTGCAAAATTTATGCAGGTGTGAATGCAGCCGAAATCTGTCGGAATCCTTAACTGTCTAGACAAAGTTTACACTGTTTGAACTAGAGAGTCATTATTTATCTACCCTGTTTGTCTATTTGATAGGTTGACACAGTTATGGCATCTGTTTGAAAGAAACTTATGCAggttacagaattttttttttttccattatctgactttaaaaaaaaaaaaaaaaaaaaaattgtactactTACTTAGGACTGACATTTTATCAGGTTAATATCTCTGAACCTTTGTACTCTTATCATAGAGGTAAATATTCCACTTCATAAAACTGTGTAATCGCCAGTGATAAATGTGAATGACACGATTATGGATTTCTCTGTAGGCATGGCCTCCGCCGATGTGGACACAGAACAGACACTCACCTGTTTGCACATGAAGATGTACCACCCTCAGCAGCAGGACCCCAGAATCTTTAGTGCCCTCGAGTTGTGCAAAAGGCAAGAGATCCGAGCGGAGGACGTGGTGATGTTTGGGCGGGACGTTACTTGCTGTACGTTCAAATTGCTCCATAACAAAGTCTCCCGGATGCAGTTCGCTTTGCAGTTCTTCAAGCAGATGAACAGTACCGCCATGGGCTTCGAGATAAAAAACCTCAGCAAGAAGACGAAACTGTACGTCGATGGCTTGGAACTGACCTACCTCAATAAGGTTGACCTTCCGTCCAAGTGCATGATTCGTTTTGGGGAATTTCAGATGTTGTTGGAGAATGAAGCCGGGGAGTCGGAGGACAAATTTGCAATCTACTGTGAAGTGTCGCGTTTTCCTGTAGTACAGGAAATATCCGATCCGGTGATGGTGGCCATTCCTGAAAATGGTCCCTTATATCAGTCCAATCATCATCAGCCGTTATCTCTGCCGCCGACACCTCCCCCGGTGGAAGTTGATGAAAACGACGTATGAAAAGACTGATCAGTGTATACAAATATTTATATATGCAGAGTACTGATGTAGTAGTGTGGTCTTGTGGACGCCTGAGGGTAAAAGCCATACTACCAAGGACCTTATATGCTATGGAACTTGGGGCCATTATTAGACAGCCCAATATCTACTAGAGGTGTGCTTGCTTATGGAGCCTACACACTGCTCGATAATTGTCCAGCAAAAGtgctttgtgtgtatatatatatatatatatttatataataaagttcatacttacctattttcccctggtgtcctgcagccttcTGCCCCTGTTCCCTGCTCACCACTGA
Above is a window of Dendropsophus ebraccatus isolate aDenEbr1 chromosome 7, aDenEbr1.pat, whole genome shotgun sequence DNA encoding:
- the TIFA gene encoding TRAF-interacting protein with FHA domain-containing protein A, coding for MASADVDTEQTLTCLHMKMYHPQQQDPRIFSALELCKRQEIRAEDVVMFGRDVTCCTFKLLHNKVSRMQFALQFFKQMNSTAMGFEIKNLSKKTKLYVDGLELTYLNKVDLPSKCMIRFGEFQMLLENEAGESEDKFAIYCEVSRFPVVQEISDPVMVAIPENGPLYQSNHHQPLSLPPTPPPVEVDENDV